In Eubalaena glacialis isolate mEubGla1 chromosome 2, mEubGla1.1.hap2.+ XY, whole genome shotgun sequence, a single genomic region encodes these proteins:
- the FSCB gene encoding LOW QUALITY PROTEIN: fibrous sheath CABYR-binding protein (The sequence of the model RefSeq protein was modified relative to this genomic sequence to represent the inferred CDS: inserted 3 bases in 2 codons; substituted 2 bases at 2 genomic stop codons) has protein sequence MEESYESDHRISAGRQEIRKRRRPSQPMVDKSQHTEVTEKKKHLSIPQSSGPKGTLSIDNIPGSKFNYECRRVSSQLQQTWXKRKRVHDMTDKSLQTETTAEEKKEEIKSVCETVVPEEKPAAIGEAAPEFPESVQEVEIPPSRHSVQLKTDRPQQTSCTGDWTMMNIPXKGKVDKEEQTYFSEXEIVVIGWPSNPFSKSKEXMQKRKSSGKIFVTEHPEFQPTTSNNEEIRQQSINRALSIPPTKKDAPVLLEDGKDVPAEVQPPAAEEISAEVQLPLTEEITAEEVSAEVQPPASEEAPAEVQPSPAEEAPGDEAPAKVEPTSAEETLLKEPPAEVQPPAAEDAPTQEVPELQISPAVESPAEEAPAEVESPPAEVASAELQSLPAEEAPAEEVPEVQSLPAEETPAEEATEEVQSAQTENAPAEKSSANIQSPPTEETSAEEVPEEVQSLPAEDIPAEEASTKVQPPPAEKTLAEEAAAELQPLPAEEPSAEETPAEFQPPSTEETTSEMFSVDKQSSLAEVSFITQISIKETSAEVLLPRSEQTPTDEALVENVSMVYQSPQAADILVVKLGSGVLEDKPKSEEPSEWDTVPEDSSDTKNEEVSIKIKGVIHIELE, from the exons ATGGAAGAAAGTTATGAATCTGATCACCGTATCTCAGCAGGGAGGCAAGAAATTCGAAAGAGAAGACGACCCAGCCAACCAATGGTAGATAAATCCCAGCACACTGaagtgacagagaaaaagaaacacttgtCTATACCACAATCATCTGGCCCCAAAGGTACCCTTAGTATTGACAATATTCCTGGAAGCAAATTCAACTATGAATGTCGTAGAGTATCTTCTCAACTTCAGCAAACTT ACAAGAGAAAGCGTGTAcatgatatgactgataaatcTCTGCAGACAGAAACTActgcagaagagaaaaaagaagaaatcaagtcAGTCTGTGAAACAGTGGTACCTGAAGAAAAGCCAGCTGCTATTGGAGAAGCAGCCCCTGAATTTCCAGAGAGTGTTCAGGAAGTAGAAATTCCACCAAGCAGACACTCAGTTCAACTCAAAACAGACAGACCTCAGCAGACCAGTTGTACTGGAGACTGGACAATGATGAACATtccttaaaaaggaaaagtagacAAGGAAGAGCAGACATACTTTAGTGAATAAGAAATAGTGGTTATTGGCTGGCCAAGTAATCCTTTTTCAAAGTCAAAGGA GATGCAGAAACGGAAATCCTCAGGGAAGATTTTTGTTACTGAACATCCTGAATTTCAACCCACAACAAGTAACAACGAAGAAATTAGGCAGCAAAGTATTAACAGAGCTTTATCTATTCCACCAACCAAAAAAGATGCTCCAGTACTTTTAGAAGATGGGAAAGATGTTCCAGCTGAAGTACAGCCTCCTGCTGCAGAAGAGATCTCTGCTGAAGTGCAGCTCCCACTAACTGAGGAGATTACTGCAGAAGAGGTTTCTGCTGAAGTTCAACCTCCAGCATCTGAAGAGGCTCCTGCTGAAGTACAGCCTTCCCCAGCAGAAGAGGCTCCTGGAGATGAGGCCCCTGCTAAAGTAGAGCCCACCTCAGCTGAAGAGACTCTTTTAAAAGAGCCTCCTGCTGAAGTTCAGCCTCCAGCAGCTGAAGACGCTCCTACACAAGAGGTCCCAGAACTTCAAATTTCACCAGCTGTGGAGTCCCCTGCAGAAGAGGCCCCAGCTGAAGTTGAGTCTCCTCCAGCTGAGGTGGCCTCTGCTGAGCTTCAGTCTCTACCAGCTGAGGAGGCCCCTGCAGAAGAGGTCCCAGAAGTTCAGTCTCTACCAGCTGAGGAGACCCCTGCAGAAGAGGCCACAGAAGAAGTTCAGTCTGCACAAACTGAGAATGCCCCTGCAGAGAAGTCCTCTGCCAACATTCAGTCTCCACCCACTGAGGAGACCTCTGCAgaagaggtcccagaagaagttCAGTCTCTGCCAGCTGAGGACATCCCTGCAGAAGAGGCCTCCACCAAAGTTCAGCCTCCACCAGCTGAGAAGACCCTTGCAGAAGAGGCTGCAGCTGAACTTCAACCTCTGCCAGCAGAGGAGCCTTCTGCAGAGGAGACCCCTGCTGAATTTCAGCCGCCATCAACTGAAGAAACTACTTCGGAAATGTTCTCTGTTGACAAACAGTCTTCACTAGCTGAAGTGTCCTTTATTACACAAATCTCTATAAAAGAAACCTCTGCTGAAGTTCTGCTTCCACGATCTGAGCAAACACCTACAGATGAAGCTCTGGTAGAGAATGTGTCTATGGTTTATCAGTCTCCCCAGGCAGCGGACATCCTGGTGGTAAAATTAGGATCAGGGGTTTTGGAAGATAAGCCAAAATCTGAAGAGCCTTCAGAATGGGATACAGTTCCTGAAGATTCATCTGATACCAAGAATGAAGAGGTTTCTATTAAAATAAAGGGTGTCATCCATATAGAACTGGAATAG